The Steroidobacteraceae bacterium genomic interval ACACCCTTGCTCCTCGTGGATATCCCCGGCCAGCGGGACGACGTGGTACTGCTCTATGGCCATCTCGACAAGCAACCCGAATTTACCGGCTGGAACGCGGGCCTGGGTCCCTGGGAGCCGGTCATGCGCAGCGGTCGCCTGTACGGGCGCGGCGGCGCGGATGACGGCTATGCCCTGTTCAGTTCGTTGTGCGCAATCATGGCGTTGCAGCGCGCATCGGTTTCGTTGCCGCGCTGCGTCATCGTCATCGAAGCCTCCGAAGAAAGCGGCAGCATAGACCTGCCGGCCCACCTGGCCGCGCTCGGCAAGCGTCTCGGCAAGCCGTCGCTGGTTGTGTGCCTCGACGCCGAGTGCGGCAATTACGACCAGTTATGGTGCACCACTTCTTTGCGCGGCAACCTCACCGGCACATTGCGGGTACAAGTACTCAAGGAAGGCGTTCACTCCGGCATGGGCACAGGTATCGCGCCGACGCCCTTCCGGATCGTCCAGCAGGTATTGGCAAGACTCGAAGATCCGGCAACGGGCGAGCTGCTGGTCGAGGAACTTCGCGCAGAAATACCCGGAGACCGGAGCGAAGAAGCCACGCTTGCTGCAGCGGTGCTCGGACCTGAGATCGCCGGCAAGTTGCCATTCTGTGAAGGCGCCAGGGCTGTCGATGCGGATCCTCGCGAATTGGTGCTCAACAACACCTGGCGGGGAACCCTCGCAATCACGGGAGCCGAGGGGTTACCTCCGATCGCCTCAGCCGGCAATGTGCTGCTGCCGGAAATCTCGCTCAAACTGTCGCTGCGCCTTGCGCCGACCACCGATGCGGCCATTGCAGCGGCGGCCGTGAAGCGAGTTCTCGAATCGCAACCGCCTTATGGCGCGAAAGTCACATTCGAAGTGAGCTCGTCCATGCAGGGGTGGAATGCGCCATCGCTGGCACCCTGGCTCGCCAGGTCCATGGAGCGGGCATCGCAACTCGTATACGGCAAATCCGCTGTGTTTCTGGGCTGTGGCGGCAGCATTCCGTTCATGGCGATGCTCGGCGAGATATTTCCGGAAACGCAGTTTTTCATCACCGGTGTGCTTGGCCCACATTCAAATGCGCATGGACCGAATGAATTCCTGCATGTGCCATATGCCAAGCAGCTGACCCACTGCGTTGCCGAAGTGCTGCGCGATCACGCGAACCGGGACTCCGACTGACGAACGACCCGCTCTAGCTGACGACCGCGCGCGGTTTGCGTAACGGGCTTGGCTGCAATGCTTCCAGCAGGTTCTGCCACGCAGGCGCGAACGCTTCATGGATGCCCCGCAATGCCTGCCGGTCGACGACCGGCAGATCGGCCGTCAATCCGCCCAACAGCAAGGTATTAGACGGGACTCCTTTTGGAAAGCGTGCACCGTCACCGAATACGATACGCCCCTCGACCGACAAATCCGCCGCAACGCGTTTGACAGCCGCAATTCTGTCGAGCAACGCTCCCTGAGGGTTCTCGAAGGTGCTGCGGCTACGCGGGTGCATGACCGTCCACTGCGTCATCTGATCGCCACCGAAGATATTGCCTCTGACATCACGCAAATCGACCAACACCACTCCACGCGGCGTTAGCAGCAGATAGTCGATGTGCAGCAGTGTGTCAGCGCCATCCGAGATGGCAACGTTGCGCCGATACTCGAACGAGATATCCGAAAGTGACTGCTCGAGCCGCCGCAACGCCCTACGATGCCTGTGCCAGCGCCAGATGATCCCGGCTGCGGCAACCAGGACGATGATGCCGGCGACACCGAGGCCGATCAGCAGCGGATCTCTGTCGGCCACGATGGATTCAAGTAGATTCATCAACCAGCCAATGATCCCAGAATTGCACGCAGGGACTCGATCTCAGGCGACATGACTTCATAGTGTGTGGCGCGATCTGCAAGCGCAGCAAGCGCCGGTGGCAATTTTATCGTGCTATCAATCAGCGGTTCGACAATTTCTGGAAACTTGGCCGGATGCGCAGTCGACACGATAGCCCAGGGTCGTTTGCGCCGTGGCGGTTCCAGTTGCGCGTAAACTTCGGCAGCGGTAGCAGTGTGCGGGCACCAGATGCGCCCGTATTCGGCGAAATCGTGGCGAATGCGCTGCCGGATCTGCTCATCGCTGACGGTGCACGCGCTCAAGGCTTTGCGCATGTCGGATGCCGACGGCGTGAGATCGAGTAGCCGTTCCATGTTGGAGGGGTTACCGGAGTCCATGGCCGACGCCAGAGTCGCAATCGTGGGCCGCGGTCGCCACTCACCGGTGTCCAGAAAGTCGACCACGCTGCGATTGGCGTTCTGCGCGATGATGATATCCGCGATCGGCAAACCGATCTGTCGCGCCCACACGCAGGCCATCGCATTACCGAGGTTGCCACTCGGAACTATGAAAGACAATTTCGTTTCGAACTGTCGCCAATGATGGACGCTGGCCCACGCGTAATACGCCATCTGCGGCAACAAACGCCCGAGATTGATGCTGTTGGCGGAGGACAGATGCAGGCGCAGCGCAAGGTCGGAATCCCGGAACGCGGCTTTGACCAACGCCTGGCAATCGTCGAAATCACCGCGCACGGCAACGCCGAGCACGTTATCGCCCCAGCAGGTCAATTGCAGCTGCTGAGCCGGAGAGACGCGGCCTTGCGGAAAGAGCACGACAACGTTGAATCCGGGCCGTCGGTGAAACGCCGCTGCGACTGCGCCACCCGTGTCGCCCGAGGTCGCCACCAGAATCGTCAGTGGTGGATCAGTCGGGCGGCGCAACGTCGCGAGGCTTGCGGCCAGAAACCTTGCGCCGAAGTCCTTGAACGCCGCAGTCGGACCGTGGAACAACTCCAGAACAGACAATGCGCCATCCGCAGTGACCGTGGTCAGTGGACATGGAAAATTGAAGGCGGCGCCGCAAATCGTTTCGAGGGATGTTTCCAGCACATCGCCTGCGGCGAACGGCCGCATCATCGTGGTTGCAATGGGCACGAGGGCGTCGGCGAGCAACGCGTCCTGCGACCAATGTGGCCACTCGACGGGCACGTAAAGCCCGCCATCGGGCGCAAGGCCCTGGGCCAGCGCGGCGGACAAGGAAATTTGCGGCCGAGGACTGCGGGTGCTGCGGTACTTCATCTGGAGGAGATGACGTGTGCACCCTTGCCGGCGAGGTCGACCGTCCAGGAGTCCGATGCCAGGCCAGCATCGGTGAACGCAGTCGCCATCGCCGCGCCGACCATGTCAGCGCGATCCGCGGCGACCCAGGCGAATACGCTCGGGCCCGCGCCGGAAATCGAGCAACCGATCGCACCACTGTCGAGTGCCGCAGCGCGCACGGCGTCGAAACCGGGTATCAGCGCTTTGCGCTGCCGTTCGATGACGATGTCATTGAGACCTTCGCGAATCAACTCCAGGTCGTTCGTATAACAGCCCGAGATGAACCCGGCCAGGTTGGCGGTCTGCCACACGAAGTCGGCCATTTCGACACTGCCCTTGAGCAGTGCCCGGGCGGAACGCGTTGAAATCTCGATATGCGGGTGCACGATGACGGCCCGAATCTGTGTCGGCACCGGAATGCGTTTGACTCTCGGGTCGTCCACACCGACCGTCAAAACCAGTCCGCCGAACAGACTCGGCGAAATATTGTCGACGTGCAGCGAACCGGATGAGACACGTTCGCCTTGCATCGCGAACTTCAAAAGCTCGATATCAGGCAGGGACTTCGGAAGAAGAGCATTCGCTGCAACTACAGCCGCCACAGCCGACGCGGCTGAACCACCGAGCCCCGACCCGAGAGGAATACCCTTGTGGATGTGCACGGCCATGCCGCAATCGGGCAGGAATTGCCGTTGCATCGCGACCAGACCGGCGCCGGCAGTATTCTGCAACGGATCGGTCGGTAGCTGCTCGACCAGCCCACTGCAGCCGCTGATCTCAACCCCTGGTGTATCCGTGCGATTCACTGTCACGGTATCGCCGAGCGCGTCGATGGCGAAGCCGAGGATATCGAAACCTATGGCGACGTTGCCCGCCGATGCCGGTGCGAATGCTTGCGCTGTCTGGATCAAAGTCGCGCACCAAGATAGGCGGACAGGCGCAGCAAATCGGCGAATACGCCGCCGGCCGTGACTTCGGGACCCGCACCTGGCCCTTGCACGATCAATGGATTGTCACAATATCGCGCCGTTGCAAATCGCACGATGTTATCTGTCAATGCAATGTTGGCGAGCGCATGGCCGGCCGGCACTTCGACCAGACCGACGCTCGCCTGTCCCGACGCATCGAGACGCCCGACATAACGCAATACCCGACCCTTGGCCCGAGCCGCCGCGTAGCGTTGGCGCATGGCCTCGTCGTGTTGCGGAAGATGCGCCAGGAATTCATCGACCGGCACGTCGCGCAGTTCGGTCGGTACCAGCGACTCGACCGTGACATCGGCGAGCTCGAGTCGCAGTCCCATCTCGCGGCCGAGAATGATGAGCTTGCGCGCCACGTCGGTCCCGGAGAGGTCATCACGCGGATCCGGCTCGGTGAAACCGCGGTTCTTCGCCTCGACCACGATGCTGGAGAATGCCTTGGCGCCATCATAGACATTGAAAAGGTACGCGAGCGTTCCCGAGAATATTCCCTCGATGCTGCGCACTTCATCGCCGGTCTCACGCAGGTCCCGCAGCGTCTGCATGATCGGCAAACCGGCGCCTACTGTTGCTTCATAAAGATAATGGGCACCGCTCGCGCGCCTTGATGCCTGCAGTCGCTGGTAGTAGTCATACGGTGCGCTGTTCGCTTTCTTGTTCGGCGTGATGACGTGGATACCCGCGGCGAGCCAGCGCTCGTATTGGCCGGCGACCTCGCTACTCGCACTGCAGTCGATGATTGCAGCATGCGGCAAGTGATCGACATGAACGTGGCTCGTGAACGTATCGAAATCCATCGCAAGCGACGATCCGGTGTACTGGTCCCGCCACGAATCGAGATCGATACGGCGCTCGTCTAGCAACATGCGCCGGGACCCTGCCAGCGCTCTCACCCGCAGATCCAGATGCGCATTATCGCGCAGCCTTTGTTGTTGCGAACGCATCTGCTCGAGAAGCACGCGACCGACCGTACCCGGCCCGATGAAACCAATCGACAACGTGTGCGCCGACAGGTAGAAACCCGAATGCACCGCCCGCAGCGCGCGCGTGCCGGCCCGACCGTCGATCACGACCGAAATATTGCGCTCCGAGGCCCCTTGCGCGATCGCGCGCACGTTGACGGCAGCACTGCCCAGCGCGGTGAATACCTTTGCCGACACGCCAGGGGTACCAGCCATGCGATCGCCAACAACGGCGAGTATGGACAGATCCTCGTCCACGCCGACATCCTGAATCTGCCCTTCGCGCAGCTCGCGCTCGAAGGCAAGCCGCACGACTTCGACCGCCCGTTTCGCCTCGCGTTGCGGTACGGCGCAGCATATCGAGTGCTCGGAGCTTCCCTGCGAGATCAAAATGACGGAAATGCCCTCCTCGCGCAGCGCGCCGAACAGCCGATGCGCCGTGCCGGGCACGCCGATCATCCCCGCACCTTCTATATTGACGAGAGCCACATCGTCGATCGAGGTGATGCCTTTGACGGTCAGGCCACCATCGGTTCGATCGCTGATGGTCGTGCCCCTGTCCTGCGGCGCGAAAGTATTGCGGATGCGGATCGGGATCCGCCGTTCGATGGCGGGCGCCATGGTCTGGGGATGAAGGACCTTGGCGCCGAAATAGGCGAGTTCCATCGCTTCGTTATAGGTCAGTTCGGCAATCACCTCTGCATCCGGCACCCTGCGCGGATCGGCAGAAAGCACTCCGCTGACATCGGTCCAGATCTGGATTTCGCTGGCGCGCAGCAAGGCGCCGAGTATCGAGGCGGAGAAATCGCTGCCATTGCGCCCGAGCGTAGTCTGCACCCCGCGACTGTCCGCAGCGATGAAGCCTGTCATGATGACGAGTCCGTCGTAGTCGTCGCTGACAGCAGCAGTAACCTTGCTCTGCGACTCCACCCAGGAAATCACCGGTCCGAGCGGCTGCCATTCGGCGACGATGATCTGCCTGGCATCGAGCCACAGAACCTTGTCGCCAAACCGGCCACGCTCGAGCATGAGTTCGCGAAATAGCAGTGTCGACCAGATTTCGCCGAAACCCGCGATCAGGTCCGCAACGCTTCGCGAAGCCGAACGGGTGAGCTCGATGGTTTGCAGGACCGACTCGATGTCGTGCAGGTCACGCTGCAGTGCCGCCAGGTAGCGTTGTGCACTGTTTTCGCTCAGCACCGACCGGGCGATGCCGGAATGTCGGTCACGCAGTTTTGCAAGCGTCTCCCGGTACGAACGATCACGCGCTTCCGCGAGGTGAACGAGCGACAGCAGGCTGTCTGTTACTCCCCGCGCCGCAGACAGCACGACTGCCTTGCGCCGCTGGGGTTCGGATTCGACGATTTGCGCCACGCGAGTGAAGCACTCGCTGTCCGCGACACTCGAGCCGCCAAACTTATGAACGACCCAGGCAGCAGGGCCAGACGATGACATTAACGAGCTTGATCCAGAATGTGACGGGCGGGCGTCGAATCGCGACCTATATTCGGACTCTAAATGCCACGCGGACAACACGCAAGCACCGACCGGCGCGGACCCTGGCGGCCAACGGATCGAGGTAGGCTGCACGGGCCGATGGCATAATCGACCACCACCTGCAACCGCCTGCCGCATTGGATGGACAGCTCCTTTTCCCGACTCCTGCCGTTTTTCGACGCCGCACGTCTGGCTGGTCAGGATCTGGTGCTCGCAACCGCCGTTGCGACCAGCGGCTCGACCTACCGCAAGGCAGGCGCCCAGATTCTCATTTCAGGAGACGGCCGTTACAGCGGCATGCTCTCCGGCGGTTGCCTCGAGCACGACCTCGCACTGCATGCCCGACGTGTACTCGACAGCGGCCGGGGTGAACTCGTGACCTACGAGCTCGGGGGGCCGGGCGATGAGCTTTGGGGTATGGGCCTTGGCTGCGAAGGCGGCATGCGCATTCTCCTGTCGCCACTTCACGCTGCCGGCGGCTGGCAGCCGCTGGCAGAGCTTGCTCGGTGCTGGCAGGACCGCCAGGGAATGACCGCGTGCTATATCGTTGCCTCCGCTTCGCCGGCGCTGCCGATCGGCCGAATCATTACATCGCTTACCGATGTGCCCATCGCCTTCAGGGACCTGGTCGGGCCATGGCTCGAGCATACTTCGGACATCGCCCTGTATCGAAAGACGGGTGATTCGGCCCTGGAGGCATTCACAATGCCGCTGGCATTGCCCGCGCGAGTGTTGCTGCTGGGCGCCGGCTTCGATGCAGAACCGGTCGTCGAATTCGCTCAGCGTGTTGGTTTCGGCGTCAGCGTTTTCGACCATCGCCCTGCCCTGGTACAACGCGCGCGATTCCCCGCCGCTGAGACCATGCGGCACGGGGAGCCCGCGGCCGCCGCCGACATGATCGCCGCCTTGAAGCCACGTGCAGCGATCGTCATGAGCCATCATCTCGCGAGCGACCGAATCTATCTGCAGTCCCTGGCGCGTAGCGACGTGCCATTCATCGGCCTGCTCGGGCCGCCGGGGCGTCGCCAAAGACTGCTCGAGAGCCTGCAGCCGAGCGACCGAGCGAGACTCGGGGCACGACTGCATGCCCCGGTCGGCCTCGATCTCGGTGGCCGCACACCTGAGACCATCGCATTGGCAATCGTCGCGGAACTCGTCGCAACTATTACCCATTGGGAAGCAACATGACCCGAGTAGACGTCCCCTGGTTCGAAGACTTGCCGCCAGGTGAGGAATTCGACGCCCCTGCCGTGACGCTTACGACCGGCCAGTCCGCGTTGTACCAGGCGATAACCGGCGATCGACTGCGGTTAGCGCTTGATCACGGCGCCGCGCGCGCTGTTACCGGTGCAGCCGAACCGCTTGCACACCCGCTGCTCGCCATCAATATGGCAATTGGACAAACGACCTGGGCGACACAACGCGTCAAGGCGAATCTTTTCTACCGTGGCCTTACATTGATGAAGACGGTCTGCCTCGGCGATAGCCTTTATACGAGGACGCGGGTCATTGCAGCGCATCGCAACCAGCTGCGCGAGCAGCGCGAAGCGACCGGCCTGGTCGCGCTCGAAATCACGACCCGCAATCAGCGGAACGAAACGGTTCTGCATTTCTGGCGATGCGCCATGGTTGCCTGCCGCGACCGGCTGCCCACCGAAGGCGGCACAGGGAATGAAATCGAACGCGTTGGCCGTGATTTCGATGTGACTTTGCCGGAAAGAATTGCCGCCGACTACGCCAGTCGCTGGCAGGTCGCGGCCTGGGCAAGCGGACTCTCCGGGCGCCGTGCAGCCCAATTTGCGCCCGGGGAGACGATGTCCTTGACGCCGCGCGACACCGTCAGCCTTGCGCCCGAGCTCGTGAGGCTTACATTGAACCTCGCCATGACTCACACCGATGCAGGCGCATCGTATTTGGGCGAAAGACTGGTCTACGGGGGCCATGTGATTGCACTCGCCTTCGCGCAATTGACGCGGCTGATGCCGAATCTCCTGACACTCATCTCCTGGGACGAATGTTCCCATACGGCGCCCGTACTCGAGGGCGACCGGTTGCGAAGCGAGGCGCGAGTCCTCGAATCCAAACAGATCGGTGACCTGGCATTGCAGCGGATACGCGTCGTGAGTTATGCCGCCCGGGGCACGATTCAACACGAGAGCGAGCAACAGGCGCTCGACTGGACCCTGACGGCACTCAGTCTGTGACGGTGCCGAAGCGCGCGTCAGCCAACAGAGTACCAGGTCGATGAAAACCATGGATCCACTCGATCAGTATCTTGCCGGTGAGATTTCATCCGTAAAGCTCATCGAAGATTGCCTGGAGGTGATTGCGCGTCGCAATGATGATTTGGGCGCATTGACCCACGTGGATGCAGATCGTGCGCTGGATGCGGCCCGCATGGCCGACATGCGCCGCGCACGCAACCAGAGCCTCGGTGTCCTGGATGGAGTGCCCATGTCCGTCAAGGCGAACATCGCCGTGGCCGACTGGCCGCATACTGCGGGCATGCGTACGCGCTACAGCGCTCGCGCCGAGCGCGACGCGTATGTCATCGCTCGTGCTCGCGACGCCGGGCTCATTCCGTTGTGCCAATCGAACATGGATGAGGCAGCACTCGGCGCCGATGGTGTAAACCCCTGGTTCCTCACGACCGATAATCCGCGTCTGGCAGGATACTGTGCCGGCGGCTCGAGCGCGGGCGCGGCCGCGGCCCTCGCCTCGGGCATGTGCCATGTCGCGATCGGCACGGATACGATTGGTTCGGTACGAATACCCGCCGCGTTTTGCTCCGTTGCGGCGCTGAAACCAACCTTTGGTCTGGTCAGCACCGCGAATGTCGTCCCAGTGCACCTGCGCTTCGACCATGTCGGGCCGATGACCCGCGAGGTCAGGCACCTGTCGGCGGTGACGGCTGCCATCGCCGGTTTCGATCGCAGCTGGCCCTGGTCATTTCCGGTGAATCAGACCGAAATGCTGCGTAACACACGCCCGCGCCTTGGCGTCGCGACCGGCCTCGATCAGCTCATGACCAGCGGTCCGGTCAGCACGAGTTTCGCCGCCGTGGTCGACAGGTTGCGAAGCCGCGACTGCGAACTATTGCCGTTCGATCTCGCGCCGTTCGATCTGCCCGGCCTGCGCCGAGCGATCCTCACTCTCTGCGAACGATCCATGTGGCGCGAACACGGCACTGCGATCGGCAACCAGCCTCAGGAGTATTCGGATCGTCTGCGTGCATTCATTCGGGCCGGAGGCCAACTGAGCGACGACGAGCTAACCCGCTGTGAGGAGAAAATAGCCCGATTCCACGGCGCGTGGCTGGAGAGGTTTCAGCACCTCGACGCCCTGCTGCTGCCGGCGGTTGCAACAGCCACCTATCCTCGTGGCGCAAGGCCGCCGCAGAATACGGCCGACCTGACCGCACCGGCCAGCGCGACCGGCCAACCCGCCCTGGTTGTTCCGATGCCCAGGGCAGCCGGCTCGCCGCCCGCAGGCCTGCAGATCATCGGTCCAATGGGCAGTGACTTTGCCCTGCCGCGGCTCCTGGATGGCCTCGGGCTCGCGGACCCGCTCAGTGATATTCCTCGCCCCCACTGACATTCATGGCCTCGCCGGTGATATAGGCGGCTTCGCCAGATGCCAGGAACGCGCAGGCCTTGGCGATATCGTCCTGAAGACCAGGCCGCCGCAGTGGTATCCGCGCGCGCATGTCGGCCAGGTATTGCTCTTCCGTTCGGCCTGTCGCCTCGCTGAAGTAACTGTTCTGCCAGGCACCAAGCCCGGTCGTGATGTGGTTCGGGCAAATCGCATTCACGGTGATCTGGTGCGGCCCGAGCTCGATGGCAGCGCTGCGCGTGAGGCCCACGACACCGTGCTTCGATGCAACATAGGCGGCTGCGAAAGGGAATCCCGACTTCGACGCCTGACTGGCGATGTTGATGATCCGACCGCCACCGCCCTGGGCAATCATCTGCCGCGCCGCATGCTTGATGCCAAAGAAGGTACCGCGCAGGTTGACGCCAAGGACTGCATCCCAATCGCTCTGCGAAACCTCGAGCAAGGGCCGCATGAGATAACCGATGCCGGCATTGTTGACCATGATGTCGAGCCGGCCGTACGTATCCACTGCGGCTGCAATCAGCTGCGCAACGCTAGTCTCATCAAGGACATTGCAGACAACGCCAACGGCGTCGCCGCCGGCGCCGACGATCGAGGCAATCGCGCGGTCGATATCGTCGCGACTGCCCACGGCCGATGCGGGCATCTCGGCGCCATGAGCAGCTCCCAGGTCGCTCAGCACGACCTTGGCGCCTTCCGCTGCCAGGCGCCGCGCCATTGCGGCGCCGATGCCTTTTTCACGTGCCGCACCGGTTACGATGGCAACCTTGCCCGAAAGATCCGTATATAGTGCCATCGCGCCCTCATTGCAGGGTGTCCCGCGCTGATATCATCAAGACCAGATCGTACCAAACATCCCCATGGCGAATGTCCTCGTTGAAATCGCGCCGCCCCTGTGCCGGGTCCGGCTCAACCGTCCGAAAAAGCGCAATGCCATGGACACGGCGATGTGGCTCGAGCTCGAGGAAATTGCGACGCAAATCGGTGGCAACACGAGCGTTCGCACCGTCGTGGTCTGCGGCAGCGGCGACGACGCCTTTTCCGCCGGAGCCGACATTGGCGAAATGGCGGACGCGATCCATGATCCGAAACGACTCCTCGCTCTTGCGCGCAGCGTGCAGCAGGCAACCGAAGCATGGGCCCAGATTCCCCAGCCGACGATCGCGATGATCCACGGTGCCTGCAGCGGCGGCGGCTGCGGCCTGGCGGTCGCCTGCGACCTCAGGCTTGCGGCCATGAATGCAACATTTGCGATTCCGCCATCGCGGCTCGGGCTCGTGTACAGCCTGGTCGACACCCGCCGACTCATCGATCTGGTCGGCAGCGCGCGGACACGCGAGATGCTCTTGACCGGCCGGCGTTACGATGCGGCAACCGCCCTGACGATCGGGCTGGTGCACGAAGTTGTCGCGGCTCGGCAGCTCGAACGCACGGTAGATTCACTTGCATGCAGAATTGCGGAAGCCGCGCCGCAGGCCATACGAGGAATGAAGCGCATCATCAATCTGATCGGCGCCGGGCAAAGGCTGGAATCGCCTGAAACCACGAGTCTCTACGAGCAAAGCTTTCTCAGTGCGGAATTCCAGGAGGGCGTGGCCGCGTTCGTCGGCAAGAGAAAGGCGGCATTTTGACGACGGCGGCGGAGTTCGCGAGCCGTCGACCGTTCTACGCATGGTTCGTCGTTGCGCTGTTGGCGCTCGCCAATTGCGTTTCGTTCATCGATCGACTGCTCCTGTCGCTTGTCGTTGCGCCCATCAAGACTGAGTTGCAATTGGCGGACTGG includes:
- a CDS encoding M20/M25/M40 family metallo-hydrolase, with protein sequence MDQFIADSWDRSIVPVLTDYIRIPNKSPLFAPDWAQLGHMDKAVELFAGWCRAQEVPGMTVEVQKLPGRTPLLLVDIPGQRDDVVLLYGHLDKQPEFTGWNAGLGPWEPVMRSGRLYGRGGADDGYALFSSLCAIMALQRASVSLPRCVIVIEASEESGSIDLPAHLAALGKRLGKPSLVVCLDAECGNYDQLWCTTSLRGNLTGTLRVQVLKEGVHSGMGTGIAPTPFRIVQQVLARLEDPATGELLVEELRAEIPGDRSEEATLAAAVLGPEIAGKLPFCEGARAVDADPRELVLNNTWRGTLAITGAEGLPPIASAGNVLLPEISLKLSLRLAPTTDAAIAAAAVKRVLESQPPYGAKVTFEVSSSMQGWNAPSLAPWLARSMERASQLVYGKSAVFLGCGGSIPFMAMLGEIFPETQFFITGVLGPHSNAHGPNEFLHVPYAKQLTHCVAEVLRDHANRDSD
- a CDS encoding nuclease-related domain-containing protein, which encodes MNLLESIVADRDPLLIGLGVAGIIVLVAAAGIIWRWHRHRRALRRLEQSLSDISFEYRRNVAISDGADTLLHIDYLLLTPRGVVLVDLRDVRGNIFGGDQMTQWTVMHPRSRSTFENPQGALLDRIAAVKRVAADLSVEGRIVFGDGARFPKGVPSNTLLLGGLTADLPVVDRQALRGIHEAFAPAWQNLLEALQPSPLRKPRAVVS
- the thrC gene encoding threonine synthase, whose translation is MKYRSTRSPRPQISLSAALAQGLAPDGGLYVPVEWPHWSQDALLADALVPIATTMMRPFAAGDVLETSLETICGAAFNFPCPLTTVTADGALSVLELFHGPTAAFKDFGARFLAASLATLRRPTDPPLTILVATSGDTGGAVAAAFHRRPGFNVVVLFPQGRVSPAQQLQLTCWGDNVLGVAVRGDFDDCQALVKAAFRDSDLALRLHLSSANSINLGRLLPQMAYYAWASVHHWRQFETKLSFIVPSGNLGNAMACVWARQIGLPIADIIIAQNANRSVVDFLDTGEWRPRPTIATLASAMDSGNPSNMERLLDLTPSASDMRKALSACTVSDEQIRQRIRHDFAEYGRIWCPHTATAAEVYAQLEPPRRKRPWAIVSTAHPAKFPEIVEPLIDSTIKLPPALAALADRATHYEVMSPEIESLRAILGSLAG
- a CDS encoding homoserine kinase; this translates as MIQTAQAFAPASAGNVAIGFDILGFAIDALGDTVTVNRTDTPGVEISGCSGLVEQLPTDPLQNTAGAGLVAMQRQFLPDCGMAVHIHKGIPLGSGLGGSAASAVAAVVAANALLPKSLPDIELLKFAMQGERVSSGSLHVDNISPSLFGGLVLTVGVDDPRVKRIPVPTQIRAVIVHPHIEISTRSARALLKGSVEMADFVWQTANLAGFISGCYTNDLELIREGLNDIVIERQRKALIPGFDAVRAAALDSGAIGCSISGAGPSVFAWVAADRADMVGAAMATAFTDAGLASDSWTVDLAGKGAHVISSR
- the thrA gene encoding bifunctional aspartate kinase/homoserine dehydrogenase I — protein: MSSSGPAAWVVHKFGGSSVADSECFTRVAQIVESEPQRRKAVVLSAARGVTDSLLSLVHLAEARDRSYRETLAKLRDRHSGIARSVLSENSAQRYLAALQRDLHDIESVLQTIELTRSASRSVADLIAGFGEIWSTLLFRELMLERGRFGDKVLWLDARQIIVAEWQPLGPVISWVESQSKVTAAVSDDYDGLVIMTGFIAADSRGVQTTLGRNGSDFSASILGALLRASEIQIWTDVSGVLSADPRRVPDAEVIAELTYNEAMELAYFGAKVLHPQTMAPAIERRIPIRIRNTFAPQDRGTTISDRTDGGLTVKGITSIDDVALVNIEGAGMIGVPGTAHRLFGALREEGISVILISQGSSEHSICCAVPQREAKRAVEVVRLAFERELREGQIQDVGVDEDLSILAVVGDRMAGTPGVSAKVFTALGSAAVNVRAIAQGASERNISVVIDGRAGTRALRAVHSGFYLSAHTLSIGFIGPGTVGRVLLEQMRSQQQRLRDNAHLDLRVRALAGSRRMLLDERRIDLDSWRDQYTGSSLAMDFDTFTSHVHVDHLPHAAIIDCSASSEVAGQYERWLAAGIHVITPNKKANSAPYDYYQRLQASRRASGAHYLYEATVGAGLPIMQTLRDLRETGDEVRSIEGIFSGTLAYLFNVYDGAKAFSSIVVEAKNRGFTEPDPRDDLSGTDVARKLIILGREMGLRLELADVTVESLVPTELRDVPVDEFLAHLPQHDEAMRQRYAAARAKGRVLRYVGRLDASGQASVGLVEVPAGHALANIALTDNIVRFATARYCDNPLIVQGPGAGPEVTAGGVFADLLRLSAYLGARL
- a CDS encoding XdhC family protein, with the protein product MDSSFSRLLPFFDAARLAGQDLVLATAVATSGSTYRKAGAQILISGDGRYSGMLSGGCLEHDLALHARRVLDSGRGELVTYELGGPGDELWGMGLGCEGGMRILLSPLHAAGGWQPLAELARCWQDRQGMTACYIVASASPALPIGRIITSLTDVPIAFRDLVGPWLEHTSDIALYRKTGDSALEAFTMPLALPARVLLLGAGFDAEPVVEFAQRVGFGVSVFDHRPALVQRARFPAAETMRHGEPAAAADMIAALKPRAAIVMSHHLASDRIYLQSLARSDVPFIGLLGPPGRRQRLLESLQPSDRARLGARLHAPVGLDLGGRTPETIALAIVAELVATITHWEAT
- a CDS encoding amidase, encoding MKTMDPLDQYLAGEISSVKLIEDCLEVIARRNDDLGALTHVDADRALDAARMADMRRARNQSLGVLDGVPMSVKANIAVADWPHTAGMRTRYSARAERDAYVIARARDAGLIPLCQSNMDEAALGADGVNPWFLTTDNPRLAGYCAGGSSAGAAAALASGMCHVAIGTDTIGSVRIPAAFCSVAALKPTFGLVSTANVVPVHLRFDHVGPMTREVRHLSAVTAAIAGFDRSWPWSFPVNQTEMLRNTRPRLGVATGLDQLMTSGPVSTSFAAVVDRLRSRDCELLPFDLAPFDLPGLRRAILTLCERSMWREHGTAIGNQPQEYSDRLRAFIRAGGQLSDDELTRCEEKIARFHGAWLERFQHLDALLLPAVATATYPRGARPPQNTADLTAPASATGQPALVVPMPRAAGSPPAGLQIIGPMGSDFALPRLLDGLGLADPLSDIPRPH
- a CDS encoding SDR family NAD(P)-dependent oxidoreductase gives rise to the protein MALYTDLSGKVAIVTGAAREKGIGAAMARRLAAEGAKVVLSDLGAAHGAEMPASAVGSRDDIDRAIASIVGAGGDAVGVVCNVLDETSVAQLIAAAVDTYGRLDIMVNNAGIGYLMRPLLEVSQSDWDAVLGVNLRGTFFGIKHAARQMIAQGGGGRIINIASQASKSGFPFAAAYVASKHGVVGLTRSAAIELGPHQITVNAICPNHITTGLGAWQNSYFSEATGRTEEQYLADMRARIPLRRPGLQDDIAKACAFLASGEAAYITGEAMNVSGGEEYH